In Nicotiana tabacum cultivar K326 chromosome 11, ASM71507v2, whole genome shotgun sequence, a single window of DNA contains:
- the LOC107811857 gene encoding U11/U12 small nuclear ribonucleoprotein 48 kDa protein, producing the protein MNPFPPPPTLPPSPSSSFLPPLPPPYFHQPTPTTTPPAFDLPTALSTLTSLLSLSSTTLHSLSSLLPTPLSPCQTLFPCPFNLNHHLPLSSLFSHSLHCPTPIPSNHIETLTQNLKYPHTLYSSSNPNPFTLPLQDSQSDLCFSLETYLDFENENPTSFYYDCPGVVSFPIKGENAPPPMLTLPAVLSSECANFGRNLMLFSNELIRVLPSEAYAIRNETDCWNDFPFMYSYRVLRVILGLGMKSVECLSTWLVANSGRCYRIVLDLAMRDHMLVLFKLSLKAIVREAIDLASTFYNEEAEGSDLSGRSFKCPVLVQVLMWLATQLSVLYGDANGKLFAISMLKQCICAFSSCMFNESTDTKRGDGNVKESQESGEPLKSRIENAGTDISAEALSKSPIFVSQVAAAVAALHERSTLEEKLKALRNLPALPAYQRSMEHSYISNKADEERQKRPNYRALLEHDGFLWQHSRNNQDTNRTKSREELLAEERDYKRRRMSYRGKKLKRSTTQVMRDIIEEYMEEIRQAGAINCPTKGAEEAKLPLSSTYRMDNSYVDKAEFGKRQLDSSALSKGREGGYGKEFHTDGEVHSADFKDDYSADMEKASRWHHQHVVAERSNGRSRQDPKSYSRSPNQREASAYSHESTITQEKRDFSKESRENFPRSSSRSYHKSHEKSSSRRERSDCNSDIKKRKARDASDDFDDRYDPSKS; encoded by the exons atgaATCCCTTTCCTCCGCCGCCAACACTACCACCCTCACCGTCCTCCAGCTTTCTGCCACCGCTACCGCCACCATACTTTCACCAGCCCACTCCCACCACTACTCCTCCGGCATTCGATCTTCCCACTGCTCTCTCAACCCTCACGTCTCTCCTCAGTCTCTCATCAACCACTCTCCACTCTCTCTCTTCCCTTCTCCCCACCCCCCTCTCCCCCTGTCAAACCCTATTCCCATGCCCTTTCAATCTcaaccatcatctccccctttcTTCCCTCTTCTCTCACTCCCTTCATTGCCCTACACCTAttccctcaaatcacatcgaaaccctaacccaaaacctcaaatacccccaCACCCTTTACTCCTCCTCAAACCCCAACCCCTTTACTTTACCTCTACAAGATTCACAATCTGACCTTTGCTTCTCTCTCGAGACCTACCTTGATTTCGAAAATGAAAATCCCACTTCCTTCTATTATGATTGTCCTGGTGTTGTTTCTTTCCCCATTAAAGGCGAAAATGCTCCTCCTCCTATGCTCACTTTGCCTGCTGTTTTATCTTCAGAATGTGCTAATTTTGGTagaaatttgatgttgttttcgaATGAATTGATCAGGGTTCTTCCTTCGGAGGCATATGCAATTAGGAATGAAACTGATTGTTGGAATGATTTTCCATTTATGTATTCATATCGCGTTCTTCGTGTTATTTTGGGATTAGGCATGAAAAGTGTCGAGTGTTTGTCTACATGGTTAGTAGCTAATTCGGGTAGGTGTTATCGTATTGTGCTCGATTTGGCAATGAGGGATCATATGCTTGTTCTGTTTAAGCTTTCTTTGAAGGCTATTGTTAGGGAAGCTATTGATTTAGCTAGTACATTTTACAATGAAGAAGCGGAGGGATCGGATTTGAGTGGACGGAGTTTTAAGTGTCCGGTATTAGTTCAGGTTTTGATGTGGTTAGCGACCCAGCTTTCTGTGTTGTATGGGGACGCGAACGGAAAATTGTTTGCTATTAGTATGCTGAAGCAATGTATCTGTGCATTTAGTTCTTGTATGTTCAATGAATCTACTGATACGAAAAGAGGGGATGGAAATGTTAAAGAGTCACAGGAAAGTGGTGAGCCACTTAAAAGTAGGATAGAGAATGCGGGGACGGATATATCGGCCGAAGCACTCTCTAAAAGCCCGATTTTTGTTTCCCAAGTTGCAGCAGCTGTTGCAGCGTTGCATGAACGATCTACGCTTGAAGAAAAGCTCAAAGCACTGAGGAATTTACCAGCACTTCCAGCTTACCAACG ATCGATGGAGCACTCTTACATTTCAAATAAAGCAGATGAGGAACGGCAAAAACGCCCTAATTACAGAGCTCTGCTCGAACATGATGGATTTCTGTGGCAGCATTCGCGAAATAATCAG GACACAAATAGAACAAAGTCGAGAGAGGAATTATTAGCTGAGGAAAGGGATTATAAACGTAGAAGAATGTCATATCGTGGAAAAAAGTTGAAGCGGTCAACAACACAG GTTATGAGGGACATAATTGAGGAATACATGGAGGAAATCAGGCAAGCAGGTGCCATCAATTGCCCAACAAAAGGAGCTGAAGAGGCCAAACTTCCACTTTCCTCAACTTACAGAATGGATAATTCTTATGTGGATAAAGCTGAGTTTGGAAAGAGGCAGCTGGATTCATCTGCTTTAAGCAAAGGAAGGGAAGGTGGTTATGGGAAGGAGTTTCATACTGATGGAGAAGTCCATTCAGCAGACTTCAAAGATGATTATTCTGCAGATATGGAAAAAGCATCTCGGTGGCATCATCAACATGTAGTGGCAGAAAGAAGTAATGGGAGGTCCAGACAGGACCCAAAAAGTTACTCTAGAAGCCCAAATCAGCGAGAGGCTAGTGCCTACTCACATGAATCAACAATCACCCAAGAGAAGAGAGACTTTTCGAAAGAATCTAGAGAGAATTTTCCCAGAAGCTCCAGCAGAAGCTACCACAAATCACATGAGAAAAGTAGTTCACGTAGGGAAAGAAGTGATTGTAATTCTGACATCAAGAAACGGAAGGCAAGGGACGCTTCTGATGATTTTGATGACCGATATGATCCATCAAAATCTTAG